The Fervidobacterium gondwanense DSM 13020 genome includes a window with the following:
- a CDS encoding DUF429 domain-containing protein, translating to MYIFKYLNVPEYYMGIDPSWTGKNKSAVVVLVQLKECDKCGLIDYIYTSNESEILDFVLRYRNSVLGIDAPLIVKNTSGHRQNELEFLQKYKLRVPLYPVNVSRWNSFFPTSLYNRLKKHEFSFENYNVFEIYPHATIAAKFFGKLFSYKRGSKSEREKKLDILKRIILKYVELPELQFQQLKEYEDFLDAVICAYTVFLPTIEETLVFGSTSEGLLLVPCPKS from the coding sequence ATGTACATTTTTAAGTACCTCAACGTGCCAGAATATTATATGGGAATTGACCCTTCGTGGACTGGAAAGAACAAGAGTGCTGTTGTTGTACTTGTGCAACTGAAAGAATGTGATAAGTGTGGTCTTATAGATTATATATATACATCAAATGAAAGCGAAATCTTGGACTTTGTGTTGAGGTATCGTAATTCAGTATTAGGAATAGATGCTCCGTTGATTGTTAAGAATACTTCTGGTCACAGGCAAAATGAGCTCGAATTCTTGCAGAAATACAAGCTTCGAGTACCTTTATATCCTGTGAACGTAAGCAGATGGAATTCATTTTTTCCTACAAGCCTATACAATAGGCTGAAGAAGCACGAGTTTTCCTTCGAAAACTATAACGTATTCGAAATATATCCGCATGCAACGATCGCTGCCAAGTTCTTTGGGAAGTTATTCAGTTACAAGAGAGGGTCAAAGAGTGAGAGGGAAAAGAAATTAGACATACTTAAAAGAATTATTCTAAAATATGTCGAATTACCCGAGTTGCAATTTCAACAGCTAAAGGAATATGAAGATTTTCTCGATGCTGTTATATGTGCATACACCGTCTTTCTGCCAACGATAGAAGAGACTCTGGTCTTCGGAAGTACTTCAGAAGGGCTGTTGTTAGTTCCATGTCCTAAGTCCTGA
- a CDS encoding bifunctional methionine sulfoxide reductase B/A protein, producing MKKRIENHNLSEFERFVLFQKGTEPPFTGEYENHFEKGIYVCKNCGIPLYNSSDKFHSGCGWPAFDDEIPGAVFRQPDRDGRRTEIVCAYCGAHLGHVFLNEGFTLKNVRHCVNSVSLKFIPEGQKPPIDRMFFAGGCFWGVEHLFKQLEGVVDTRVGYMGGHRPNPTYEMVCTGVTGHYETVEVIFNPSKISEEELVRYFFEIHDFTQENGQGPDIGEQYRSVIFYTNDRQKSISEKIIEELRKRYRVTTKLKKASTFWLAEDYHQDYYEKTGKAPYCHYRRNVF from the coding sequence ATGAAAAAACGCATTGAGAATCATAATTTGAGCGAGTTTGAACGTTTTGTACTGTTTCAGAAAGGTACCGAACCACCTTTTACTGGTGAATATGAAAACCATTTCGAAAAAGGTATCTACGTTTGTAAGAACTGTGGGATACCTCTTTACAATTCATCTGACAAATTTCATTCAGGATGTGGATGGCCAGCATTTGATGACGAAATCCCTGGTGCTGTTTTCAGGCAACCTGACAGGGATGGTAGACGCACTGAAATAGTCTGTGCATATTGCGGGGCTCATTTAGGCCATGTTTTTCTAAATGAAGGATTCACATTGAAGAACGTGAGGCACTGTGTTAATTCCGTCTCGTTGAAGTTCATTCCGGAAGGTCAAAAGCCACCGATAGATAGGATGTTCTTTGCTGGTGGTTGTTTCTGGGGTGTCGAACATCTTTTCAAACAACTTGAAGGAGTAGTTGATACACGTGTTGGGTACATGGGAGGACATCGTCCAAATCCCACATACGAGATGGTTTGCACAGGTGTTACTGGGCACTACGAAACAGTCGAGGTTATATTCAATCCTTCAAAGATATCCGAAGAAGAGCTCGTAAGATACTTTTTCGAAATTCATGATTTCACTCAGGAAAACGGTCAAGGACCTGATATCGGAGAACAGTACAGGAGTGTCATATTCTACACAAATGATAGGCAAAAATCCATTTCGGAGAAGATTATAGAAGAGCTGAGGAAAAGATATCGCGTGACAACGAAATTAAAAAAAGCCTCAACCTT
- the phrB gene encoding deoxyribodipyrimidine photo-lyase, which produces MPIEIHSERFRKLKEANTVKKRPVIYWMQRDQRFEDNWALLFAQRIAIENDVPLIVCFNIVSSFLNATIRQYDFMLKGLKETQDRLLEYNIPLVFTFGAATESLLTFLESLKPSFFVTDFNPLRTVKEWKKKIIESIDATVYEVDAHNITPAFWISQKQEYGAYTLRPKIQKVLSNFLREFPKPQKMPYSNLSVVDFDMLNVEKTIELLNVDKTIKPLEKPLPGAQMGFEIMNEFIKERLKFYANLKNDPTVDGTSNLSPYLHFGQISPQRVALEVIKLKEKYPESAEAFLEELIVRRELADNFCLYNENYDSLEGFPDWARKSLEKHVQDKREYVYTLEDLENAETHDSLWNAAQLQLLKTGYMHGYMRMYWAKKILEWTTTPAEALKYAIYLNDKYELDGRDPNGYAGIAWAIGGVHIDLGKKEQSSEWFNI; this is translated from the coding sequence GTGCCCATAGAGATCCACAGTGAAAGATTTAGAAAACTTAAAGAGGCAAATACTGTAAAGAAAAGACCTGTTATATACTGGATGCAAAGAGATCAAAGATTTGAAGATAACTGGGCTTTATTGTTCGCACAAAGAATTGCAATTGAAAACGATGTTCCGCTGATTGTTTGCTTTAATATCGTTTCGTCGTTTCTTAACGCAACAATAAGACAGTATGACTTCATGCTTAAGGGATTAAAAGAAACGCAAGATAGGCTACTTGAGTACAATATTCCATTAGTTTTCACATTTGGAGCTGCGACCGAAAGTTTGCTGACCTTCTTAGAATCGTTAAAGCCATCCTTTTTTGTAACTGATTTCAATCCGTTGAGGACGGTAAAAGAATGGAAAAAGAAAATAATAGAATCTATTGATGCCACGGTATACGAAGTTGACGCTCACAATATCACACCTGCGTTTTGGATATCACAAAAGCAAGAATATGGTGCTTACACATTAAGACCTAAGATTCAAAAAGTACTGTCTAATTTTCTCCGTGAATTTCCAAAACCTCAGAAAATGCCTTATTCAAATCTCTCAGTCGTAGATTTTGACATGCTAAATGTAGAAAAAACAATCGAATTACTGAATGTAGATAAGACCATCAAACCTCTTGAGAAACCTCTTCCTGGTGCTCAGATGGGTTTTGAAATAATGAATGAGTTTATAAAGGAAAGACTAAAATTTTATGCCAATTTAAAAAACGATCCGACAGTAGATGGCACTTCGAATTTATCTCCCTATCTACATTTTGGGCAGATTTCTCCTCAGCGTGTTGCTCTTGAAGTCATTAAACTTAAGGAGAAATACCCTGAATCTGCAGAAGCATTTTTGGAAGAACTTATAGTCAGGCGTGAACTTGCAGATAATTTTTGCCTTTACAACGAAAATTACGATTCGCTCGAGGGATTTCCAGATTGGGCAAGAAAGTCTTTGGAAAAGCATGTGCAGGATAAAAGAGAGTATGTTTATACCCTGGAAGATCTCGAAAACGCGGAAACCCACGATTCGCTGTGGAACGCTGCGCAGTTGCAGCTTTTAAAGACAGGGTACATGCACGGTTATATGCGCATGTATTGGGCAAAGAAAATTTTGGAGTGGACAACCACTCCTGCCGAAGCTTTGAAATACGCAATTTACCTAAACGATAAGTACGAACTTGATGGCAGAGACCCTAACGGATACGCCGGTATAGCTTGGGCAATCGGTGGCGTGCACATAGACCTTGGAAAGAAAGAACAATCTTCGGAATGGTTCAATATATGA
- a CDS encoding GIY-YIG nuclease family protein codes for MLIKIKTQTELKISKNCWDLMPGLYAYVGSAMNNIEKRILRHLRKNKRKHWHIDYLTEFGEVICAVMFPSENRIEETISKMLSKRFEPIPGFGASDLDVDTNLFLVDDIEDFFEPVDFLPIMAKGVKNSAHRDPQ; via the coding sequence TTGCTAATCAAAATCAAGACGCAAACAGAATTGAAGATTTCAAAGAACTGTTGGGATCTAATGCCAGGTTTATATGCTTATGTTGGCTCAGCCATGAACAATATCGAAAAACGAATACTGAGACATCTGAGAAAGAACAAGAGAAAGCACTGGCATATAGACTACCTAACAGAGTTCGGAGAGGTAATCTGCGCTGTTATGTTTCCATCTGAAAACAGAATAGAAGAAACGATTTCCAAGATGCTTTCAAAAAGATTTGAGCCAATCCCTGGTTTTGGTGCTTCTGATCTGGATGTAGACACTAACTTATTCTTGGTAGATGATATAGAAGATTTCTTCGAGCCTGTTGATTTCTTGCCAATCATGGCGAAAGGAGTGAAAAATAGTGCCCATAGAGATCCACAGTGA